A window of Tachyglossus aculeatus isolate mTacAcu1 chromosome 21, mTacAcu1.pri, whole genome shotgun sequence genomic DNA:
TTCCACCGCACAACATGCTTGCCCACGTCCACTGCAGTCACACGGCCAGTGTACCACTCTTTGTTCACTCGCACCTCCACGTGCAGCCCCTTATCTGCATTTTGgccaggggaaaggagagagggccaCTGCTGAGAGGAACGTTCAATCCAATCACCATCAAATAGCTTTCATGGGAGGAGTCATTTAGGAATGCCGAGTACACAATTCCTACGTATGATCTCATTTTTTGCTCCCCAAATTAAAGCAGGGACAAGGCTACCCACCCTCTGGTCTGTTTCCCCAGGAGTACAGAAATGGTACAAGCTCAGAGATGAGGACTAGTGCCTTTCAATAGATCATGCCAAATAGCAGCTGTTAAAATTAAGTCCCTGGGCAAATGTCCTTCAAAACTTGACTGAGAATAAAACTAGATGCCATTCTTCCTAACGATAGCAGGCCTGAcattggctccaaagcctgtgtaaTCAGTCTCTCTGCTAAGCACTACCATCATACTGCCTGCCTCCTGCGGGATGTTGACTCAGAAACAAAATTTCACTTCATTTCCTTACCTTTCTGAGCTCTTTTTTGGTCtgccagttcctcttctccaggaCTATCTGTGACCTACAGGCAGAATAAAGTTCACCAGCACTACCCTGAGCCAAGCATGACCCAAAATCAATGACTCCAAGTCTTGACAGCTGCACCCAAGCAGGGGGAAGGTTGATGATGGGAGAACCAATCCAGTTTGTGGCCATTTTGGCCAAGAATACCTTtcaactcccctccccactttcttaACCAAAAGATCTAAACAAGGAAATAATGTTTTTGAGTGAACTCTTCTCCAAAACCTCCATTTTGGTGGAGGGGGCTTCCAAACTGGGAAGTGCGGAAGGAAAGAAGCTGGAGGAGGAATGTGCAGTGGCCTCACCTCCAATACTACCTCACTCgagtccttcttttcttctttgacTACAAACTTGCCCCGTTTCGACTTCTCTTTCCTCTGTTCCACTTCCTCTTCGCTCCCATCCTCCATGAAGTTGGTAGTTCTCTTTCGGGAAGCGGGTGTCTAGAGTTGGAAGAATGGTTCTAAAATAGGTCCCAGGCAACAGCTCTTGAGCGTGGAATCGCTAAATTGCATGAGACCTTTCAGGCTGCCAAGAGAAACTGTTTATCAGAATCCTCCTGCCACACACTTGTGCCTTGGACACCGGATTCTGACACTGGTAACTATGACCCCATGCCTAGTGAGGCATTAAGCCAACCTGATACTCTCACTTCCAAAGAGACTGACTGATTTCCAGTTGGAAAATATTCAGagaagtcactgtgggcagggaacgtttctatcaactctgctgtactgcactctcccaagtgctcttcacCCGGTAAGTgctgtcaataaatgccattaatgagtCAGGCCGAGAAGGGCCAAGAGAGTCAGACTGTGATTCCTACATATTGTCATTGCTCATGCAATCACACATCACCTATTTCCCACTCACTGAGCAGAAGACAGGGGAaaacagctggagaagcagcgtggcttagtggaaagagcacggccttgggagtcagaggtcgtaggttctaaccccagctctgccacttgacagctgtgtgaccttggacaagccacttaacttctctgtgcctcagttacctcatctgtaacatgggatgaagactgtgagccccacgtgggacaacttgattaccttccgtctaccccaatgcttagaacagtgctcggcccatagtgaaCGCTCAAACACCAACATTAGTACTACTAATCACTGAGATCTAGGGAAGGTTTACTATTTTGGGGCTGAGGAGTtattttcaattttctttttGGGGGGAGTAGTGGGGACTGCAAAAAGGTATGAAAAGTGGAGAAGAGCTCACCTGTTGAATAGGTTTACTGGGAGGGTCTGGCTTCTTTAGCCCAGATGACTTCAcggttttggggctgggagcctcCCGGGAGCTTTTAGAATTTGCCAAGTGTGGGGCTGACGACTGCACCACAGGGGCTGTTCTACTGGCTGCTTTGGTGACTGTACTAGAGGGTTTTCTGGGAGACCCCAGCGATTGATGTGTCTTGGAAGTGCTGGCTTCCTCCCGGGGCCCCCCACCACTCAGCTTGGGGGAGCTGAACGCTGGCTGGCTGACAGCAGCCTTCCTTGACTGGCCAGTTGCTTTTGGAGTTGGGGGTGCTGGGGGGGGTCTGCTAGGAGCGTTTTTAATCACGGCAGGTAACGGGGGTGATCGTGGGCGTTGGGGGCGGCGCAGGGCCTGGGACTCCTGCAAGAGACCACGACAGAAAAGGGTTAGAGAGCTCACaccagtgtgggagaggaggacaaCTTTATTCCCCTTGGACTTTACCTCAATTGTAGGTTTAGTGCTGACTTCTAGAGGCAATTTCTTCACATCAGCTAGGGATCGGATGGGCATGGTCTTCTGCAGTGAGAAGAACAATCAGGGAAGACAACTTTTGTCTCTGTAATACCAACCTCAGATTCTTAAGGTTCCTTCTCCCCGGGTCCGGCTGCCTgaccacaagctccttgtggacaaagaacatgcctaccaactctgttgtagtgcactaagtgcttcatacaatgctctgcccagagtaggtgctcaataaataccactgattgagttctTCCCACCTGCAGTGCTTCCAGTTTCTCCTGTTGCTGGCGGATCCGCTCGGTCAGCTGCTTCCGCTTCTCTTCTTGTGACTTCATGTCTTTCTTCAAGGTTCCTAATGGGACCTTCTGCTTTTGTTCTGAAGCATCACACCTGTGCAAACAGGACAGGAGAGAGACCGTGGTTATCTAGGGGTCAGCCAGGGTCACTCCCACCCTTAGCTCTGCTCAACAAAACCTTCATTAACCAAACATCCAATTTCTCATGCATGGACACACATACGCCTCAGATACACCCTTTTATTATCGTAAGAAATTCTCTCTTATGGGACGGTAGCTGTTTGGAAAACGGAGAAAAAAGTCTATCCTGGCAAGGATTCCCGACACCCTAATTCTTCCATCCCATCCCCTGCAGGGAAGCTGAAATACTCACTTGTCCTGTTCAGGATCAGGGTTCATAGCGCAAACCCAGGAGTCTGGATAGTccttctccactgaactcagCTGGAAGGGGAGGGTCCGCCACTTCAAGCACAGATCTGCCGCACAGAACACACCCCTCAGAGAGCTTGGAGTTCCCAGCCCCGGCTGCCCACCTCATGGTTCAGAGAAACATAAGTCGGTTGTTTCTGGAAAAATCCTTGGGCACCCTGCTTTGTGAATTCTGTTCTCCAGGGAAAACCTTCAGGAtctctggtttgtttttttggcTAAACAGAAAGGTATCActtctagcctagtggaaaaagtcatGCCTGATTTCCCCGAGAAGCACCCTCGCTCAGCCACCCACTTACTATTGTCTAAAGGCTTTTGATCTGCCAACAGAGTCCAGCGAATCCTGGACAAATGCTTGACtggccccccttccctccctgatgtCTACGGCAGCTGGGCCAAGTTTTGGGGAGAGGCAAGCTTAGGATGGGAGAGCTAATATATGCATGTATTTTCACCAGGGCCCATTTGACTCCTCTGAGGGTTCATCACGCTGAATATATGCTGAACTAATCTCTTTTTTTCCTTAGGTGCCAGATCCCTGGTCCTCACAAAGATTCAGGCTAACGGGCCAGAGGTTACAGAGGGGAAGAGTAGGGAGCCATGGCTTCTCTGCCAATACCCACCCTGGTGAGCCATCTTTGCCCAGTCCAACTCTCCTTTTTGGTAGCCCACACTTACCACACTGAATTGTGGTGGGAATTTCCATCGCCCTTCTGCGCTTGTAACGCAACTCACTAGATGGAGGCTGGTTCCAGTTTGCAGAGAGGTAGCCAAATTCATCCCAAAACTTGATTATTCCCCGCTGGGCTGTAAAGTAGCCAATTAGCAGACCATTATTAGCCACAGAAAAGAACATTTAATTTACCATATCCATAGCAGGttttcacttctcttcctccaaTCCTTCTttaatgagaagcactgtggcctagtgggagcctgggagtcaaaaagacccgagtcctaatcccgactccgccacttgtctgctatgagactttgaagtcgcttaagttctctctgtctcagttaccttgtctgtaaaatggggaataatactgtgagccccatgtgggacgtggactgtgaccaacctgattagcctgcatctacaccagcgcttagtatagtgcctggaacgtagtacgtggttaacaaataccataagaacagaaaattaaaaaaaaaacccaaaccacctGACTGCCTCAGAGACGGTCAATctaaggtggggaaaggaggaggcctCCTTACCAATGGCAACATCCTTCCAGTACTGAGCCAGATGCTCTCCCATTGCCTTCAGCAAGTGTCGATATTCCTTGGCATCTGCAAAGtcctgcttattgtgtgtgggcTCCAAGACCAGGTAGGGAACATCCACCACTCCTACTACTCCGCCACAAGCCCTGCAAGGACCAACACATACACCCGTTATCCTCCCATCCATCGACACGGATGGGCTGGGAACACATATCTATGCTACCAGATTCTATCAAATGGTCTCTCTGTGTAGAAGGTGAAAATTTCATGATGCTACATAAGGGCCTCAGCTGTCATTTTGACTTTTGAGagcgggggagaagagaggaagaaactgGAATGGAAAGGAAGTTATAGGGCTGGGGGCCATGTCCTACCACCAGGGGCAAGAAATGGAGCCAACAGTGGCAAGCTCACAGGGGTGATGGCTCAGTGGAGTGGgcccctaccaatcaatcaatcaatcgtatttattgagcgcttactatgtgccaagcactgtactgaacacttgggagagtacaatgtaacaatctaacagacacatttcctgcccacaatgagttagtCTG
This region includes:
- the MORC2 gene encoding ATPase MORC2 isoform X3 → MAFTNYSSLNRAQLTFEYLHTNSTTHEFLFGALAELVDNARDADATRMDIYAEQRADLRGGFMLCFLDDGAGMDSNDAASVIQFGKSAKRAPESTQIGQYGNGLKSGSMRIGKDFILFTKKDNTMTCLFLSRTFHEEEGIDEVIVPLPTWNARTREPITDNMEKFAIETELIYKYSPFKSEFEVMGQFKKIPGDNGTLVIVFNLKLMDNGEPELDITSDPRDIRMAETSPEGTKPERHSFRAYAAVLYIDPRMRIFIHGHKVQTKRLSCCLYKPRMYKYTSNRFKTRAEQEVKKAEHVARIAEEKAREAESKARALELRLGGDLTRDSRVTLRQVQNSAITLRREADVKKRIKEAKQRALKEPKELNFIFGVNIEQRDLDGMFVYNCSRLIKMYEKVGPQLEGGMACGGVVGVVDVPYLVLEPTHNKQDFADAKEYRHLLKAMGEHLAQYWKDVAIAQRGIIKFWDEFGYLSANWNQPPSSELRYKRRRAMEIPTTIQCDLCLKWRTLPFQLSSVEKDYPDSWVCAMNPDPEQDKCDASEQKQKVPLGTLKKDMKSQEEKRKQLTERIRQQQEKLEALQKTMPIRSLADVKKLPLEVSTKPTIEESQALRRPQRPRSPPLPAVIKNAPSRPPPAPPTPKATGQSRKAAVSQPAFSSPKLSGGGPREEASTSKTHQSLGSPRKPSSTVTKAASRTAPVVQSSAPHLANSKSSREAPSPKTVKSSGLKKPDPPSKPIQQTPASRKRTTNFMEDGSEEEVEQRKEKSKRGKFVVKEEKKDSSEVVLEVTDSPGEEELADQKRAQKDKGLHVEVRVNKEWYTGRVTAVDVGKHVVRWKGG